Sequence from the Phalacrocorax carbo chromosome 8, bPhaCar2.1, whole genome shotgun sequence genome:
gGCTTAAAAACCGAAGGAAGTGGGAAGGTTAAAACAAGACAAAGTtggcagcagagaaggaagctgGGGGTTTAGATCACAAGATCCTTGTCTATGTCCTctgtggaaggaaaagagagagcCGAGGTTAGGAGGCGGATGCTGCCAGGGTCCCACTGCTCCTGTGATCCCCGCCTCCCCGCTTTCCCCtgcttttccctccccaggacCAGCTGTAATGCATTGCTTCATCCCAAGTGGGGACTTTGGGGGTGCTTTATGGGGTCCCTGTTCCTTCTCACTCAGTACTTACGCTCCTTAATGCCGAAGCagctggcccactcctccagggCGATGTACTTGTCGTTGTCCAGGTCACAAGCCTCAAAGAAGCGGGTGGTGCAGTGCTCCATGGGGATGAGGGGGGCACGGAGGGGGGCCAGCTCGGTGTGGGACAGGTACCTGCCAAGGTGACCGCACGGTCAACGCGCTGCCCGCCACCGCCAGCCACCCTCCCACAGGAGGGGAGATGCTCTGCCAGGTGTGAGGGCCAGCGCAAGGCAAGGTGCTGGCCCCAGCAATCCCGTCTGCTTTAGCTGCTggcccagtgccctcccagtaTCAACACTGAGTGTCATGAAGGTCGAGGACTGGTATCTGCTCCTGCAACCGGCTCTGCTAGTCATAAAATAGCCAGCAGCTGGGGGGCCTCACCGGCTGCCCCCACCCGGTATATCTGTGTGTGTGCTAACTCTCATGCTCGTCTCCAGCTCACAGCTAAGCCAGCAGCTGttatttcagctgctgaagttATCCTGGGGCCTTTGGACTGAGATATTTTAGGGAACTATCATACGACAGTAAATCTGAGAAGTCAGAAACCCCACACAAAGGAGatgggagcagctggggctgggggaggcccCTCTTTCTGCAGAAGACCTATTTGCAGAAAGTAAAACTGCCTCTACTCTAGCCTGGTTTGCTCCAGCCCTTGCCAGATGTGTGCAGGGTTTGTGCCTCCACAGGGCTCTGCCTGTGCCTCTGCCACCAGCCACCCACTTGTGTCACTTCTCCAGCCTTGACACCTTCTGCCACCAAATCACCCCGGTCCTCAGGCAGgaagagggcagggcaggggcctCCATCCTGCTCTGCTGACACTCACCCATCGATGGGGTGCTGGTCCAGCTGCCCGAACTGCCAGTGCACAGGGAAGATGTACATGTTGTAGTTCTTCTCAAAGTCACGGGCCAGCAGCTCCACGGTGTGGTCACCAGCCTCCAGGCGCTTCTCGTTCTCATGGATCTTCTTCACCTGTTGTAGGAGAGGCCAGGGAGACCTTGTCAGCAGGGGAATGGGGTGCAAGGGGGCTCCCTGGGAGGGGCTTTACATGGGTTGTCCACAGGTCATTCTGGACAGGCTCCCCATATGTGCTGGGCTCCATTGGTGAGGTGAGCTCCCAGGCTCCTTACTCAGCCCCTCACCTTGAGCTTTTGCTTCTCGGTCAGCAGGTTGTTGTCCTCATCACGCTCGTACAGGGTGATCAGCACATTTTTGAGCCAGTCCCGCATGCGCAGGGGGAACTCAGTCAGCTCTGTgtccaggcaggcagggatgaCTGGAAGCCATATACAGTGGTCAGCACAGCACCTGGATGTGCAGCCCCAaacccccagcaccctcccaccTCAGCCCTTTGCTCTCCGTCAGCCCATGGGCAGAGGGGCTGTGCTCAGGTTGGCAGTCCTTTTGACTAAGGGAATGGCTCCACTTACATTTGCAAGGCCCAATGTAGTCCAGGTGCAGCTTGTGTCCCTTCTTGGTTCCCTCCAAGGTGCACTTGGTGGCAAAGAAATGGCAGGAGGAGTCGTAGGTCTTGTTGTCAGTGCCGCAGACCTGCTCAGGATGGGGAGATGCTGTGTGAGGGACAGCGAAGGCCAGCCTTGCTGTGGGGTGAGCAGGGAGAGCCTCCAAAGGAGATGTTTAACTTCTTTCCTGGGGTGAACAACAGCTCCCTGGTCACCACCGGCCAAGGCCGGATAGGGACCTGCCACCCTGACCCTGACTCTGACTGTCTCCCCACCATCTCTGGCAATGTCCCGTGAGAGGTCCCTCCTTGCTCCGGTCCATCAGGCAGCATTTGTCCTCACCTTCTCAAAGACACCAGAGGTGGCTGGGCAGCTGGAGGGGTCCTGGCACACACACATGGGCGAGTTGTTGTCATCCACCTCACACACCTTGCCATGCTTGCAGTGGTGGTTCTGGCAGGGGTCTGAGAGAGGGCAGGGAGCAAAATCAGAGCCTGCCCCATCCTCACCTCCCACAGGCTGCCTGGGGCATCTCAGCATGGAGGGAAGACAGAGGCTTCACCAGGGACAGCCCCGAGCATCTCTCCCTGCACTGGGAAGATGTGAGGGTTTCCAGAAGCCCATGTTGGCTCTTGGGCTAATTCTGGCCTCCTTTCTGCACAATAACACAATTACTTTTCTGTTGTAAAAAAAGGTGTTACAGAGAATCCAGTGCTGGAAAGAGGTCATGCAcctccttcttttgcttttaagtgtGTATCTAGGTTGGCATCATCCTTGTGCTACAGCCCCTCCCAAAGAAGTCCCTAGTTGTTTGAGGTGGCTAAATCTCCCCCATCCAGGGAAGGGATGATACCTCTGcctgctggagggaaggggaagagcaaCTTACTCTCTGCGACGATCTCCTCTACATCTTCTGTGGGTTCCTCAAACTCTCCCACCTCGACCTGGACGGGGTTAGCCCCCACGGGCTCCTGCAAAAGAGGTCAGTGTGTCTGGTAGAGGTGCAAAAAGAGCTGGGCCTCATTCCCGGGGGACAGAGCATCCCCCCCATTGCCCCTGCTCCCCTGTGCTTTGGAGATGCTCTTCCCAGAGCGATGGGTGCTGCAAGGAATGGGTGACGAGGAGGAGCAGAGTCACCTACCTCTGTGGTGGGGTCTTCAATGACCTCTGTCTCATCGGGCAgagcctcctgctgcagggaaaaATGACCATGAGCTGGAGCCCGTGGGGAGGACAGTCCCGCCACTGCCACCATCCCTCAAGGATTTATTTGTTATAAAAGAAAATCCCCATCAGATACACTGGATGGACAACCCCCACAGCAGAGAGGCTCCGTTGTCTCCTGTACTTACCGGAGCTGCCAGGGCTTTGCCTGccaggcagagaaggaaaaaaacccaggccCTCATCTTTCAGCAGTCCCTgaataaaggaaaggaaaaggagggatgAGGAAGGAGGCCACTGTGTGCCGCTCGGCTCCAGGCTGAGCTCACGGCCGGCAGTCAGACACTTAGAAAAGggtgttttcttcatttcctgccTCATCTGTTCAATGTTACAGCCCCACATGCTTGCTTTTCTAGCTGAAACCTTAAGCCAAATCATGTTTCCAAGAAAAATGATTTTGATTTTGCCAAATGGGATGGTGGGGGTTTagatttctgttgttttcctggATGCCTTTAGAAAAATTGCAGTCAAAATGGCAGTTCCCCATTCCATCACAGAGTTATTTTGGATCAAAACCcctatttttcatgttaaaagCCCCTGGTATGAGACCCAGGTGCAGGCAATGAAACTCTACTATTTTATATGTCAATCagataaaaaatgaaagtggaggaaggaaagagagaacagaaagacaATGAGATGGGACATTTGAGAATTAAATCCTGTAGAAAACCCCTTCCTACATGGACACAGACATCTCTAGGGTTGGCAGGGACCAGTCCCCCTGTCCTCAGCACCCCCAAATGTTGGGGTTTCTGCTAtagtttttccctttcctgctcAGACCTGAGGGTCCCCAAACTGGGTTTGAGGGACCCAGGGTGCCTTGGGGTTGTGTCCTGCCAGGAGATGAGCTCCAGGAGCCCTTTGCACCCTCCCGATTTGGGCTGTTGCAGGGAGTCCATAGGATAAGTCGGGCAGCCCAGCTAACACCGGCCACAATGTGAGCCAGAAGGAGAGCGCAGCTGGTGAAATCACCCTGTCCTTGTCCTCCCCGGTTCCTGTTTGGCAGGATTGAGCCCCTCTGTGTGAGGGCAGAGAGAAGCTCAGCTGTCTGCTTAATATGCCAGTGGCACCCCACTCCTGACAGTGAGGGCTGCCTGCTTGCCTGCTCCCTTCCGCCTGCCGGGAGAGCAGAACACCCCCAGTTTGTCTCCTGCCAGAGAGGGCACTTGTCCCCCTGCCAAGGCTTCCGCTGTCTCCCTTCCGCTCACCCTCCTCCGCTCCACCTGTGTGGCTGGGGCATCGCATCCCAccagctccctggggctgggtggATGGATGGTTTTGATGGGACAGAAAGTGTTGGAGAAGGTGTCGTCTTTTCTCCCAGCAAGAATGGATGAATATCGAATTTGCCAgtccatcctttcccttcctccctgtgcATGGCAGCTCTTTGGGTATAAAACCATGCCAATGCTGCGCTGCCAGGGCACCagccaggctgtgctgtgcttcctAATTTAGCAAGGTCTAGACATTCAGAGGCTGAAATCCTCCTTCCAATCTCAGCACCTCACCCAACCCCGGCGGGGTGCCCATGCAAAATAGGTGTCAGGGCATGGAGGGCAGCTTCCCAGGGACATCAGAGAGCTGGGAGCATGGAGTCGTGGGGCTGGTTGCCATGGTGGGATGGAAGACCTGTGGAGAGAAGGGCTGTGGTGGGGATGGATGAGATGAGCCCATTTCCTCTGGCAaggctgcagctgagcagctcccCCCTCTCCTGCTCCGTACATGCTGTCCCTTCCCCTTGCCTTTATTTGCTCTGGAGGCTGCTGAGACCTCTCCTGGCATTTGCCAGGCAAGATCACTGGTTCTTCACATCTGGAGGGATGGTTTGCGGGGGAGGTGGAAAAGTACTGGTGAATCTGGCCACCTCCTCCCTTGCTGCCATCCCCTGGCTTGTAAAGGCTCCTCCTGGGCTTCTCCCAAGGGAGTTGTTTGCTTTGGAAGATGCTCTGAGGTTCAGTGATGCTTGTTGGGCAGAAACACAGCAGTGCCCAGCCTGGAAGAGAGGGCAGTGCATGTACACGTGGAAGATGGCATTAAGAACCCAAGCCCAGACCGAGGCCCTCTCAGATCATTTTCCCAAGcccaaaaaaccctgaatttcAAAGTCTGGGCATGCGGTGAGCTGGGCTCAGGGAATTACATGCTTGCTAGGAGCCAGCAGACAGTGAGAGCTGCCAGTGTTGTgtttggaggaagaaggagcacGAAAGAGTCTGAGCAAACAAGGTCTGCAGAGCTGTCTCATGCTGGAAATGGGAAAacagtttatttgaaaaaaacatcATCCTGGAGGCAGAGTCTGTGCACAGACATTGCAGCGTCTGTGAGCcgctggctgttttgcaaaGGCATGGTCTTTCCTGAATGCCTGGTGGCCAGAAGTCCTGAAATAACGGTTCAGACGCCCTGCGcgcagagctgctcctgcagaaGAGCCTGGCCCACAGTGCAAGTCACTCATGCAGGTTTCCTTGTGGACCCACCATGGTCCTGCTATCCAAGCAGATTCTCTTTGGAGCTGACAGCTGGGCCATACCATGAGGTCAGCATCCATCTGCCAGCCTGAGGGGCTCAGGGTGATCCCAGTGAGGGGCCCTGCACTAGGAATGCCTGGTACTGCTCTGCAAGAGCCCCACggagggcagagggcagcaTGAGGGACAGAGCAATGGGGCACAGCAGGGAGTCATCttggagagaggaaaacaggGCGGGGAAAGAGGTTTTAGCAAGCAGGGACTTATGTCCTTCTGTATCGTAACAGAATCAACAGAAGCCAGCACTTTGCAAGGCATGCTGGAAACCAGCACATTGTGGGCACAGAGAGGGCTGctgaatataaaataagagAAGTCTCAACAGTCACCACCCCCTCCTCAGGCCTGCCCTCCTACCTCCTGCTGATGGAGGAGAGCGCCTGGCACCCATGGGCTGAAGGACCCATGGCCTGCACTGCCTTTCTAATGCTTGCCCTGACTTGCACCCTAAGTGGGGACTTCAGCTCCCAGTCTCTGTCTAAACACAGTCTTGTGGCTCCCCTAAACCCCTCTGGATGGTTTGCCTTTCTAGCATGGCCCAAGCTATCCCTCAGCACTGGCTGCTCATTGCATTTTGCAGCCATGTCCCTAACAAGAGGGCCACGGGATGTAGAGAGGTCTGACACTAACCCTCAGCACGTCCATAAATTCAAAGCAGGCTACTCTGGCAAGCTCTTTACCTCCCTCCCCCAATCCTGTAGCACCATAATAAGTTTCTCCTACTGGGGAAAATACCCTGCAGTTATGCATGGAGGAGAGTCTGTGCCACTGGGGTCTGTTTGAGGGACCTCTTGTCTCCTCCCACCCAGTCTGGGGCCTTTGTGGGCTGCGGGAGGACAAGAACCGGGCGGGTGCAACCTCCAGAGGAGGGTCCGTGGATGGTGGAGCGTGGCCCATGTGGCGCTGGCCCTGGCCAGTGTTGCATAAGCCTTTTGGGATGCCACGTTAGCGTGGGGAGGAGTCTCTGCTGGGCCACTTTGACAGCTCCTCCCTGAGGCCGCTGGAATAACCCCATCTGCCTCCACCACTAACCGGGGCAAGAGGCCCTGCTGCT
This genomic interval carries:
- the SPARC gene encoding SPARC; translation: MRAWVFFLLCLAGKALAAPQEALPDETEVIEDPTTEEPVGANPVQVEVGEFEEPTEDVEEIVAENPCQNHHCKHGKVCEVDDNNSPMCVCQDPSSCPATSGVFEKVCGTDNKTYDSSCHFFATKCTLEGTKKGHKLHLDYIGPCKFIPACLDTELTEFPLRMRDWLKNVLITLYERDEDNNLLTEKQKLKVKKIHENEKRLEAGDHTVELLARDFEKNYNMYIFPVHWQFGQLDQHPIDGYLSHTELAPLRAPLIPMEHCTTRFFEACDLDNDKYIALEEWASCFGIKEQDIDKDLVI